From a region of the Microbacterium sp. nov. GSS16 genome:
- a CDS encoding FAD-dependent oxidoreductase has translation MTKLKLAIVGAGPAGIYAADLLLKAERKFDVSIDLFEQLPAPYGLVRYGVAPDHPRIKGIITALRDVLDRGDIRLFGNVRFGTDITIDDLKRHYNAVIFATGAVRDSSLDIPGIDADHSFGAAEYVSWFDGHPDVPREWSLDAESVGVIGNGNVALDVARMLAKHADDLLVTEVPENVYQGLKASRITDVHVFGRRGPAQVKFTPLELRELGELRDVDMVVYDEDFDYDEASRQAVTSNKQVMVMDRIMQSWRKLDSVNNAGGTASRRLHLHFWARPVEVKKDENGRVAALVYERTKSDGAGGAVGTGELREVPMQALYRAIGYFGSPLPGVPFDKKHGVIPNREGQVLETKSNQRVPGIYATGWIKRGPVGLIGHTKSDAMETVRHLINDQGSWWQPEDPSEDAIPALLAERGVAWTDLDGWHRLDAHEIELGAPHERARVKLVPREEMVRVSRGE, from the coding sequence ATGACGAAGCTCAAGCTGGCCATCGTCGGGGCGGGACCGGCAGGCATCTACGCCGCCGACCTCCTGCTCAAGGCCGAGCGCAAGTTCGATGTCTCCATCGACCTCTTCGAGCAGCTGCCCGCGCCCTACGGTCTGGTCCGCTACGGCGTGGCTCCCGACCACCCGCGCATCAAGGGCATCATCACGGCGCTGCGCGACGTGCTCGACCGCGGTGACATCCGCCTGTTCGGCAACGTGCGCTTCGGCACCGACATCACCATCGACGACCTCAAGCGCCACTACAACGCGGTGATCTTCGCCACCGGCGCGGTGCGCGACTCGTCGCTCGACATCCCCGGCATCGACGCCGACCACTCGTTCGGGGCGGCCGAATACGTGAGCTGGTTCGACGGGCATCCGGATGTGCCGCGCGAGTGGAGCCTGGACGCCGAGTCGGTCGGCGTGATCGGCAACGGCAACGTGGCGCTCGACGTCGCCCGCATGCTCGCCAAGCACGCCGATGACCTGCTGGTCACCGAGGTGCCCGAGAACGTCTATCAGGGCCTGAAGGCCAGCCGCATCACGGATGTGCACGTGTTCGGCCGCCGCGGCCCCGCGCAGGTGAAGTTCACCCCGCTCGAGCTGCGCGAGCTGGGCGAGCTGCGCGACGTCGACATGGTCGTGTACGACGAGGACTTCGACTACGACGAGGCGTCGCGCCAGGCCGTCACCAGCAACAAGCAGGTGATGGTGATGGACCGCATCATGCAGTCGTGGCGCAAGCTCGACTCGGTGAACAACGCCGGCGGCACGGCATCCCGACGCCTGCACCTGCACTTCTGGGCACGCCCCGTCGAGGTGAAGAAGGATGAGAACGGCCGCGTCGCGGCGCTCGTCTACGAGCGCACCAAATCCGACGGCGCCGGGGGCGCGGTCGGCACCGGCGAGCTGCGCGAGGTGCCCATGCAGGCGCTGTACCGCGCGATCGGCTACTTCGGATCGCCGCTGCCCGGCGTGCCGTTCGACAAGAAGCACGGCGTGATCCCCAACCGCGAGGGGCAGGTGCTCGAGACGAAGTCGAACCAGCGCGTGCCCGGCATCTACGCCACCGGCTGGATCAAGCGCGGGCCGGTCGGCCTGATCGGTCACACCAAGTCGGATGCCATGGAGACCGTGCGGCACCTGATCAACGATCAGGGTTCGTGGTGGCAGCCCGAGGACCCGTCCGAGGATGCGATCCCGGCGCTCCTCGCCGAGCGCGGCGTCGCGTGGACGGATCTCGACGGCTGGCACCGTCTGGACGCGCACGAGATCGAGCTCGGCGCGCCGCATGAGCGCGCCCGGGTCAAGCTCGTGCCGCGCGAGGAGATGGTCCGCGTATCGCGCGGGGAGTGA
- a CDS encoding alpha/beta hydrolase, whose protein sequence is MAEWVPDVLGEGFQQLTLPLGEDVEGDIVATLVRALPDPVPWWRLGGDRRPLADVDVLYVHGWSDYFFQRRLARFWTDRGARFFALDLRKYGRSLRPGQTPGYITDLAEYDADIAAALEARGDAAGRRLVLLGHSTGGLILSLWASRHPRQVDAVILNAPWLEFQLGAARAAITPMVELQARLRPMEPAPQVDLGFYTRAQREVADPDDPVEVNPLWRPEQAMTVHAAWLRAVLAGHAAVSRGLDIEVPVCVLLSARSALPTRWSDELMSADSVLVVDDIARAALKLGRSVTVERIDGALHDVFLSRRDVRTEAYERLDNWARGWAHTHASVR, encoded by the coding sequence ATGGCCGAGTGGGTTCCCGATGTCCTCGGTGAGGGCTTCCAGCAGCTCACTCTGCCGTTGGGGGAGGACGTCGAGGGCGACATCGTCGCGACTCTCGTGCGCGCGCTGCCCGACCCCGTGCCGTGGTGGCGCCTCGGCGGCGATCGCCGCCCGCTGGCGGACGTCGACGTGCTCTACGTGCACGGCTGGTCGGACTACTTCTTCCAGAGGCGACTGGCCCGGTTCTGGACCGATCGAGGCGCGCGGTTCTTCGCCCTCGACCTGCGCAAGTACGGCCGCAGCCTGCGACCGGGCCAGACACCCGGGTACATCACCGATCTCGCCGAGTACGATGCCGACATCGCCGCTGCGCTGGAGGCCAGGGGCGATGCCGCGGGACGGCGTCTCGTGCTGCTCGGCCATTCCACCGGCGGGCTCATCCTCAGTCTCTGGGCGTCGCGGCATCCGCGTCAGGTAGACGCGGTGATCCTCAACGCGCCCTGGCTGGAGTTCCAGCTGGGAGCGGCGCGTGCGGCGATCACGCCGATGGTCGAGCTGCAGGCGAGGCTGCGCCCGATGGAGCCGGCGCCGCAGGTCGACCTCGGCTTCTACACCCGCGCGCAGCGCGAGGTCGCCGATCCCGACGATCCGGTCGAGGTGAACCCGCTGTGGCGGCCCGAGCAGGCGATGACCGTGCACGCCGCCTGGCTGCGAGCGGTTCTCGCCGGGCACGCCGCCGTCTCGCGCGGCCTCGACATCGAGGTGCCGGTCTGCGTGCTGCTGTCGGCGCGATCGGCGCTGCCCACTCGGTGGTCCGATGAGCTGATGTCGGCCGACAGCGTGCTGGTCGTCGACGACATCGCCCGCGCCGCGCTCAAGCTCGGTCGCTCGGTCACCGTCGAGCGGATCGACGGCGCGCTGCACGACGTCTTCCTGTCGCGCCGCGACGTGCGCACCGAGGCGTACGAGCGCCTCGACAACTGGGCGCGGGGGTGGGCGCACACCCACGCCTCCGTCAGATGA
- a CDS encoding GntR family transcriptional regulator encodes MVDVERPPRADIGARKQLLAEGLFHLIGERIVSGELAPGARIRDSELAVELSVSRTPVREALQRLERIGMVTMYPSRYTEVSSVTPDQVETAHVFAGLQASIVVRLACPRLTAAELEAVCRLIRAVSADISDTAATASARRALIEYLAPRSGNALQVALIDDVSLALARALKTHDVPADRHPHVESACADLEDAFLRRDADAAEQACRRMYWLI; translated from the coding sequence ATGGTCGACGTCGAACGACCGCCGAGAGCGGATATCGGGGCGAGGAAGCAGCTGCTCGCCGAGGGGCTGTTCCACCTGATCGGCGAACGGATCGTGAGCGGCGAACTCGCTCCGGGCGCACGGATCCGCGACAGCGAACTCGCCGTCGAGCTGTCGGTGTCGCGCACACCGGTGCGTGAGGCGCTGCAGCGGCTCGAGCGCATCGGCATGGTCACGATGTATCCGAGCAGGTACACCGAAGTCTCGTCGGTCACGCCCGATCAGGTCGAGACGGCGCACGTCTTCGCGGGTCTGCAGGCGAGCATCGTCGTCCGCCTCGCGTGCCCTCGGCTCACGGCCGCCGAGCTGGAGGCGGTGTGCCGGCTCATCCGCGCCGTCAGCGCCGACATCTCCGACACCGCCGCGACCGCGAGCGCCCGACGCGCTCTGATCGAATACCTCGCCCCGCGCTCGGGCAACGCGCTGCAGGTGGCGTTGATCGACGACGTGAGCCTCGCGCTCGCACGTGCGTTGAAGACGCACGATGTGCCCGCCGACAGGCATCCGCACGTCGAGAGCGCGTGCGCCGATCTGGAGGACGCGTTCCTGCGCCGCGATGCGGACGCCGCCGAGCAGGCCTGCCGGCGGATGTACTGGCTCATCTGA
- a CDS encoding YajQ family cyclic di-GMP-binding protein — protein MADSSFDIVSKVDHQEADNALNQARKEIEQRYDFKGTGASISWSGEQIVIVANSEERVNAVLDVFQSKLIKRGISLKSLESGEPVASGKEYRLTSSLKDGISSENAKKIGKIIRDEGPKGVKSQIQGDELRVQSKSRDDLQSVIALLKGSDLDIDLQFINYR, from the coding sequence ATGGCTGACTCTTCGTTCGACATCGTCTCCAAGGTTGATCACCAGGAGGCGGACAACGCACTCAACCAGGCGCGCAAGGAGATCGAGCAGCGCTACGACTTCAAGGGTACCGGCGCGTCGATCTCGTGGAGCGGCGAGCAGATCGTGATCGTGGCGAACTCGGAGGAGCGCGTCAACGCCGTGCTCGACGTGTTCCAGTCGAAGCTGATCAAGCGCGGCATCTCCTTGAAGAGCCTCGAGTCGGGAGAGCCGGTCGCGAGCGGCAAGGAGTACCGCCTCACCTCGAGTCTGAAGGACGGGATCTCGAGCGAGAACGCGAAGAAGATCGGCAAGATCATCCGCGACGAGGGCCCCAAGGGCGTGAAGAGCCAGATCCAGGGCGACGAGCTGCGCGTGCAGTCGAAGAGCCGCGACGACCTGCAGTCGGTGATCGCTCTGCTCAAGGGCAGCGATCTCGACATCGACCTGCAGTTCATCAACTACCGCTGA